Proteins encoded together in one Rhizobacter sp. J219 window:
- a CDS encoding ABC transporter permease produces the protein MAAVIENTVAAVAAAPRAPSRGLIKRLFKQKPLGTAGGLVLLFMLVVGVFAEVFAPYGYNEINMLERLQAPSWAHWFGTDNLGRDVMSRCIYGARLSVIIGCSAALLSTIISIIIGVTSGYWSGRFDMVMQRFVDAWMSFPGLIILIVVVSVFGPGMPQTIITLGVLLGIDGSRIVRSAVVAVRENMYVHAAQSLGASSLRILWKHILPNVMPVVIVIFTTRVGTVILAESGLAFLGLGVPPPAPTWGGMLSGSGRTYMFQGPWLALAPGLCLTVMVYATNVFGDALRDLLDPRMRGSR, from the coding sequence ATGGCTGCCGTCATTGAGAACACCGTGGCGGCCGTCGCCGCTGCGCCCCGCGCACCCTCGCGCGGTCTGATCAAGCGCCTCTTCAAGCAGAAGCCGCTCGGCACCGCCGGTGGCCTGGTGCTGCTCTTCATGCTGGTCGTGGGCGTCTTCGCCGAAGTCTTCGCGCCCTACGGCTACAACGAAATCAACATGCTCGAGCGCCTGCAGGCGCCGTCGTGGGCGCACTGGTTCGGCACCGACAACCTCGGCCGCGACGTGATGTCGCGCTGCATCTACGGTGCGCGCCTGTCGGTGATCATCGGCTGCTCGGCCGCACTGCTGTCGACCATCATCTCGATCATCATCGGCGTGACCAGCGGCTACTGGAGCGGCCGCTTCGACATGGTGATGCAGCGCTTCGTCGACGCGTGGATGAGCTTCCCCGGTCTCATCATCCTGATCGTCGTCGTCTCGGTGTTCGGCCCCGGCATGCCGCAGACCATCATCACGCTGGGTGTGCTGCTGGGCATCGACGGCTCGCGCATCGTGCGCAGTGCGGTCGTGGCCGTGCGCGAGAACATGTACGTGCACGCCGCGCAGTCGCTTGGCGCCTCGTCGCTGCGCATCCTGTGGAAGCACATCCTGCCCAACGTGATGCCGGTGGTGATCGTGATCTTCACCACCCGCGTGGGCACCGTGATCCTCGCCGAATCGGGCCTCGCCTTCCTCGGGCTGGGCGTGCCGCCGCCGGCGCCCACCTGGGGCGGCATGTTGTCGGGCAGTGGCCGCACCTACATGTTCCAGGGCCCGTGGCTCGCCCTGGCGCCGGGCCTGTGCCTGACCGTGATGGTCTATGCGACCAACGTCTTCGGCGATGCCCTGCGCGACCTGCTCGACCCGCGCATGCGTGGCTCGCGCTGA
- a CDS encoding acyl-CoA dehydrogenase family protein, with protein sequence MNFSMSERQVYWRDRVVAFMNQYVYPAVPTYYEQMKGFGANRWQVVPVVEELKAIAKKEGLWNLFLPKDSLPEDSPYRGAGLTNLEYAMCAEEMGKVGFASEVFNCSAPDTGNMEVLARYANDAQKKQWMEPLLDGKIRSAFLMTEPAVASSDATNIALEIKRDGDHYVLNGRKWWSSGVGDPRCKIAIVMGKSNPEAPSHAQQSQILVPLDTPGITVLRMLPVFGFDDAPHGHAEVVFKDVRVPLENLLLGEGRGFEIAQGRLGPGRIHHCMRTIGSAEVALEKMVKRLQSRVAFGKRISEHSLWEERIATARIEIEMTRLMCLKAADMMDKVGNKVARLEIAMIKVAAPRMALKIIDDAIQAHGAGGVSEDFGLAKQYASMRTMRLADGPDEVHNRAIARWEMGKYRAPKA encoded by the coding sequence ATGAATTTCTCGATGTCGGAACGCCAGGTCTACTGGCGAGATCGCGTGGTCGCGTTCATGAACCAGTACGTGTACCCCGCGGTGCCGACGTACTACGAGCAGATGAAGGGCTTCGGCGCCAATCGCTGGCAGGTCGTGCCGGTGGTGGAGGAGCTCAAGGCCATCGCCAAGAAGGAAGGCCTGTGGAACCTCTTCCTGCCCAAGGATTCGCTGCCCGAAGACAGCCCCTACCGCGGCGCCGGCCTCACCAACCTCGAATACGCGATGTGTGCGGAAGAGATGGGCAAGGTGGGCTTTGCCTCCGAGGTCTTCAACTGCTCGGCGCCCGACACCGGCAACATGGAAGTGCTCGCGCGCTACGCCAACGATGCGCAGAAGAAGCAATGGATGGAGCCCCTGCTCGACGGCAAGATCCGCTCGGCATTCCTGATGACCGAGCCGGCGGTGGCCTCGTCGGATGCGACCAACATCGCGCTCGAGATCAAGCGTGACGGTGACCACTACGTGCTCAATGGCCGCAAGTGGTGGTCGTCGGGTGTGGGCGACCCGCGCTGCAAGATCGCCATCGTGATGGGCAAGAGCAACCCCGAAGCGCCCTCGCATGCGCAGCAGTCGCAGATCCTCGTGCCGCTCGACACCCCGGGCATCACCGTGCTGCGCATGCTGCCGGTGTTCGGCTTCGACGATGCACCTCACGGCCATGCCGAAGTGGTGTTCAAGGACGTGCGCGTGCCGCTGGAAAACCTGCTGCTCGGCGAAGGCCGCGGCTTCGAGATCGCGCAAGGCCGCCTCGGCCCGGGCCGCATCCACCACTGCATGCGCACCATCGGCAGCGCCGAAGTCGCGCTGGAAAAGATGGTCAAGCGCCTGCAGTCGCGCGTGGCCTTCGGCAAGCGCATCTCGGAGCATTCGCTGTGGGAAGAGCGCATCGCCACCGCCCGCATCGAGATCGAGATGACGCGCCTGATGTGCCTGAAGGCCGCCGACATGATGGACAAGGTCGGCAACAAGGTCGCCCGCCTCGAGATCGCGATGATCAAGGTGGCTGCTCCGCGCATGGCGCTCAAGATCATCGACGACGCGATCCAGGCGCACGGCGCCGGCGGTGTGTCGGAAGACTTCGGCCTCGCCAAGCAATACGCCAGCATGCGCACCATGCGCCTGGCCGACGGCCCGGACGAGGTGCACAACCGCGCCATCGCCCGTTGGGAAATGGGCAAGTACCGCGCCCCCAAGGCCTGA
- a CDS encoding ABC transporter substrate-binding protein — MQLTTLARQLRAIALPAALAVAATSAFAQAGKPQYGGQLNIGNVYVTVSPLSPDNADWPWKHNQDTGLVYEQLFAADLTKARRNGGKYPFISDAWLPTDSLRGELAESWKMEQNPLRVVVKLRRGVMFPAKPGVMEARELTAEDVVFSYERLNKSPKKIPGYFDHLTKVEANDKHTVTFHFKEYNAEWDYRFGWGYYSAIIPKEVAAAGATQWKNLNGTGPYTLGEYVQSASLSFNKNPNYWDKEKIGGQEYKLPFADKITYRYIKDEATFLTALRTAKLDILEAVRWSAVEELKKSAPQIQWSRYLANGGSFIALRMDTKPFDDVRVRRALNMAVDKQAIIKQYYGGNAEMFTYPMHPNYTGYYEPLETMPPEVKELYTFNPAKAKQLLAEAGHPKGFSFKVQTSSSSVEADLLAMIAAYLQKVGVTMEIETLDYGAYLSAMTTKKNAPGYFMFLGHTNPTTALRKSFVKGQMWNPSQFYDADIEKKMAEVLAEPDERVRQVKVRLMTRQILAQAPSILLPTPYVYTGWWPWVKNYGGELRAGAERPGPIHARIWVDQELKKKLGK, encoded by the coding sequence ATGCAACTCACGACCTTGGCACGGCAGCTGCGCGCCATCGCCCTCCCCGCGGCCTTGGCGGTCGCGGCCACGTCTGCGTTCGCGCAGGCCGGCAAGCCCCAGTACGGCGGCCAGCTCAACATCGGCAACGTCTACGTCACCGTCTCGCCCCTCTCACCCGACAACGCCGACTGGCCGTGGAAGCACAACCAGGACACGGGCCTCGTCTACGAGCAGCTCTTCGCTGCCGACCTCACCAAGGCCCGCCGCAACGGCGGCAAGTACCCGTTCATCTCCGACGCCTGGCTGCCCACCGACTCGCTGCGTGGCGAGCTGGCCGAGAGCTGGAAGATGGAGCAGAACCCGCTGCGCGTGGTGGTCAAGCTGCGCCGTGGCGTGATGTTCCCGGCCAAGCCCGGCGTGATGGAAGCGCGCGAGCTGACCGCCGAAGACGTGGTCTTCAGCTACGAGCGCCTGAACAAGAGCCCGAAGAAGATCCCCGGCTACTTCGACCACCTCACCAAGGTCGAGGCGAACGACAAGCACACCGTCACCTTCCACTTCAAGGAATACAACGCTGAGTGGGACTACCGCTTCGGCTGGGGCTACTACTCGGCCATCATCCCGAAGGAAGTGGCCGCCGCCGGCGCCACACAGTGGAAGAACCTCAACGGCACCGGCCCGTACACGCTCGGCGAATACGTGCAGAGCGCCTCGCTCAGCTTCAACAAGAACCCCAACTACTGGGACAAGGAAAAGATCGGCGGCCAGGAATACAAGCTGCCCTTCGCCGACAAGATCACCTACCGCTACATCAAGGACGAGGCCACCTTCCTCACGGCGCTGCGCACCGCCAAGCTCGACATCCTGGAAGCGGTGCGCTGGAGCGCGGTGGAAGAGCTGAAGAAGAGCGCGCCGCAGATCCAGTGGAGCCGGTACCTCGCCAACGGCGGCAGCTTCATCGCGCTGCGCATGGACACCAAGCCCTTCGACGACGTGCGCGTGCGCCGCGCGCTCAACATGGCCGTCGACAAGCAGGCCATCATCAAGCAGTACTACGGCGGCAACGCCGAGATGTTCACCTACCCGATGCACCCGAACTACACCGGGTACTACGAGCCGCTGGAGACCATGCCGCCCGAGGTGAAGGAGCTCTACACCTTCAACCCCGCCAAGGCCAAGCAGCTGCTGGCCGAAGCCGGGCACCCGAAGGGCTTCAGCTTCAAGGTGCAGACCTCGAGCAGCAGCGTCGAGGCCGACCTGCTCGCGATGATCGCCGCCTACCTGCAGAAGGTCGGCGTGACGATGGAGATCGAGACGCTCGACTACGGCGCCTACCTCTCGGCCATGACGACCAAGAAGAACGCGCCGGGCTACTTCATGTTCCTCGGCCACACCAACCCGACGACCGCGCTGCGCAAGAGCTTCGTCAAGGGCCAGATGTGGAACCCGTCGCAGTTCTATGACGCCGACATCGAGAAGAAGATGGCCGAGGTGCTGGCCGAGCCCGACGAGCGCGTGCGCCAGGTCAAGGTGCGCCTGATGACGCGCCAGATCCTCGCGCAGGCGCCGAGCATCCTCTTGCCCACGCCTTACGTCTACACCGGCTGGTGGCCGTGGGTGAAGAACTACGGCGGCGAGCTGCGCGCCGGCGCCGAACGCCCTGGCCCGATCCACGCCCGCATCTGGGTCGATCAAGAGCTGAAGAAGAAGCTGGGCAAATAA
- a CDS encoding SDR family NAD(P)-dependent oxidoreductase, translating to MSISFDGRVAIVTGAGGGLGREHALALAQRGAKVVVNDLGEGAQKVADEIKAAGGQAIAVSCSVTDFDAVQAMVKTTMDTWGRVDILVNNAGILRDKSFSKMEMADFKLVVDVHLMGAVYCCKAVWDIMRAQKYGRIVNTTSSSGLFGNFGQSNYGAAKMALVGLMQTLSLEGAKDNVRVNCLAPTAATAMTEGLMPQVVLDKLAPSAVTPGLLYLVSEDAPSRAILNAGAGTFARSYVTMTLGTHIGTGADADDQVAAQFEAISSRDEEIVPQSGSEQGRNEVGKAMAASS from the coding sequence ATGAGCATTAGCTTTGACGGCCGTGTCGCGATCGTGACAGGCGCAGGTGGCGGCTTGGGCCGCGAGCATGCATTGGCACTCGCCCAGCGTGGCGCGAAGGTGGTCGTGAACGATCTCGGCGAAGGCGCGCAGAAGGTGGCCGACGAGATCAAGGCGGCCGGCGGCCAGGCCATCGCGGTGTCGTGCTCGGTGACCGACTTCGACGCGGTGCAGGCGATGGTCAAGACCACGATGGACACCTGGGGCCGCGTCGACATCCTCGTCAACAACGCCGGCATCCTGCGCGACAAGAGCTTCTCCAAGATGGAGATGGCCGACTTCAAGCTCGTGGTCGACGTGCACCTGATGGGCGCGGTCTACTGCTGCAAGGCGGTGTGGGACATCATGCGGGCGCAGAAGTACGGCCGCATCGTCAACACCACCTCGTCGTCGGGCCTCTTCGGCAACTTCGGCCAGTCGAACTACGGCGCCGCGAAGATGGCGCTCGTGGGCCTGATGCAGACGCTTTCGCTCGAAGGCGCGAAAGACAACGTGCGCGTCAACTGCCTGGCCCCGACTGCCGCCACCGCGATGACCGAAGGTCTGATGCCGCAAGTCGTGCTCGACAAGCTGGCCCCCTCGGCCGTGACGCCGGGCCTGCTGTACCTGGTGAGCGAAGACGCGCCCAGCCGCGCCATCCTCAACGCCGGCGCCGGCACCTTCGCGCGCAGCTACGTGACCATGACCCTCGGCACGCACATCGGCACCGGCGCCGATGCCGACGACCAGGTGGCGGCGCAGTTCGAGGCGATCTCGTCGCGTGACGAAGAGATCGTGCCGCAGAGCGGCAGCGAGCAAGGGCGCAACGAGGTGGGCAAGGCAATGGCGGCGTCGAGCTGA
- a CDS encoding SDR family oxidoreductase: MSLFDLTGKVAVITGSSRGIGRAIAERMAEHGAKVVISSRKPEPCAEVAAAINKTHGAGRAISIPANISSKADLQHLVDETNKQFGKIDIVVCNAASNPYYGPMSGIEDDQFRKILENNVIANHWLINFAAPQMIERKDGAIIIVSSIGGLRGSPVIGAYNISKAADFQLARNLAVEYGPSNVRVNCIAPGLIKTDFAKALWDNPETLKRSTANAPLRRIGEPDEIAGAAVFLASKAGSFMTGQALVIDGGVTI, translated from the coding sequence ATGTCGTTGTTCGATCTCACAGGCAAGGTCGCCGTCATCACCGGTTCGTCGCGTGGCATCGGCCGCGCCATTGCCGAGCGCATGGCCGAGCACGGCGCCAAGGTCGTGATCTCGTCGCGCAAGCCCGAGCCCTGCGCCGAAGTGGCCGCGGCGATCAACAAGACGCATGGCGCGGGGCGCGCGATTTCCATCCCGGCCAACATCTCGTCCAAGGCCGATCTGCAGCACCTCGTCGATGAAACGAACAAGCAGTTCGGCAAGATCGACATCGTGGTGTGCAACGCCGCATCGAACCCGTACTACGGCCCGATGTCGGGCATCGAAGACGATCAGTTCCGCAAGATCCTCGAGAACAACGTGATCGCCAACCACTGGCTGATCAACTTCGCCGCGCCGCAGATGATCGAGCGCAAGGATGGCGCGATCATCATCGTGTCGTCGATCGGCGGCCTGCGCGGCTCGCCGGTGATCGGCGCGTACAACATCTCCAAGGCAGCCGACTTCCAGCTCGCGCGCAACCTCGCCGTCGAGTACGGCCCGAGCAATGTGCGCGTGAACTGCATCGCCCCCGGCCTCATCAAGACCGACTTCGCGAAGGCCCTCTGGGACAACCCCGAGACCCTCAAGCGCTCGACCGCCAACGCGCCGCTGCGCCGCATCGGCGAGCCCGATGAGATCGCTGGCGCGGCGGTGTTCCTCGCCTCGAAGGCGGGTTCGTTCATGACCGGCCAGGCGCTCGTCATCGACGGTGGCGTGACCATCTGA
- a CDS encoding hybrid sensor histidine kinase/response regulator, giving the protein MIKTPEVPSQRLVEPQGRGIFEASMEVAWVDRAFWILPRMTALNVLAALMLMPWYWPLLPTGVLAGWWAALGVFVGARLVAIRALKRWRADPQRRAEGSYHRFFALAAVSGVYWGITAWLLFPYGGAKEQMLLGFVLYGLCVLNSYHISMKYFAFEIHFFCSLLPMVVHVASPGDVSSIMLAATLLMIVGSTGFLSRFYLMNFRKLGEGMMWQLRDEKAAADEARRAADAARHDAEVANRAKTQFFAAASHDLRQPLHAMGLLAEALSQRSHDKELAPLVASINGSVDALEGLFSELLDITKIDSGAVTVSPEHFAAGEIFRKLRLHFEPVAFDKGLSLRFRGGEQLLHADPVLVERILRNLVSNAVRYTHDGGVLVCCRRRGQRVRLQVWDTGVGIPEHERERIFEEFYQVADTQAQVPQERKGLGLGLSIAQRLASLMEAPLVLRSEPGRGSVFTIDLPVGDASQAHALHEPCGPAASSRALVGRTILVVDDDATILAGLDALLGGWGAKVLAFASVSAVRAWAAQAHAARPDLLVVDYRLDGHHTGVEAIEAVRGRFGGDLPAIVITGSLAGDLGVSRPSAASSCC; this is encoded by the coding sequence GTGATCAAAACGCCGGAAGTGCCCAGCCAGCGCCTTGTCGAGCCACAAGGGCGCGGCATCTTCGAGGCCAGCATGGAAGTGGCGTGGGTGGATCGGGCGTTCTGGATCCTGCCCCGCATGACGGCGCTCAACGTCCTGGCGGCCTTGATGCTGATGCCCTGGTACTGGCCCTTGCTGCCCACCGGGGTGCTGGCAGGGTGGTGGGCGGCGCTGGGCGTGTTCGTCGGGGCGCGCCTGGTGGCGATACGTGCTTTGAAGCGCTGGCGTGCCGACCCGCAGCGCCGCGCCGAGGGCTCCTACCACCGCTTCTTCGCGCTGGCCGCGGTGTCGGGGGTGTACTGGGGCATCACGGCTTGGTTGCTGTTCCCCTATGGCGGCGCCAAGGAGCAGATGCTGCTCGGCTTCGTGCTCTATGGGTTGTGCGTGCTCAACTCGTATCACATCTCGATGAAGTACTTCGCCTTCGAGATCCACTTCTTCTGCTCGTTGTTGCCGATGGTGGTGCACGTCGCGTCGCCGGGCGATGTGTCGAGCATCATGCTCGCGGCCACCTTGCTCATGATCGTGGGCAGCACGGGTTTCCTGTCGCGCTTCTATCTGATGAACTTCCGCAAGCTCGGCGAGGGCATGATGTGGCAGCTGCGGGACGAAAAGGCTGCGGCCGACGAAGCCCGCCGCGCCGCCGATGCGGCGCGCCACGACGCCGAGGTGGCCAACCGCGCCAAGACCCAGTTCTTCGCTGCCGCCAGTCACGACCTGCGCCAGCCGTTGCATGCGATGGGCCTGCTGGCCGAAGCGCTGAGCCAGCGCAGCCACGACAAGGAACTCGCCCCCCTCGTGGCCAGCATCAACGGCTCGGTCGATGCGCTCGAAGGGCTCTTCTCCGAGCTGCTCGACATCACCAAGATCGACAGCGGCGCCGTCACCGTCTCACCCGAGCACTTCGCGGCGGGCGAGATCTTCCGCAAGCTGCGCCTGCACTTCGAGCCGGTGGCCTTCGACAAGGGCCTGTCGCTGCGCTTCCGGGGTGGGGAGCAGCTGCTGCACGCCGACCCGGTGCTCGTCGAGCGCATCCTGCGCAACCTCGTCTCCAACGCCGTGCGCTACACCCATGACGGCGGCGTGCTCGTGTGCTGCCGCCGACGCGGCCAGCGCGTGCGGCTGCAGGTGTGGGACACCGGCGTCGGCATTCCTGAACACGAGCGCGAGCGCATCTTCGAAGAGTTCTACCAGGTGGCCGACACCCAGGCGCAGGTGCCGCAGGAGCGCAAGGGCTTGGGGCTTGGCCTCTCGATCGCGCAGCGTCTGGCCTCGCTGATGGAGGCGCCGCTGGTCCTGCGCTCCGAACCCGGCCGCGGCTCGGTCTTCACGATCGATCTGCCGGTGGGCGATGCCTCGCAGGCGCATGCGCTTCACGAGCCTTGCGGCCCGGCCGCTTCGTCGCGCGCGTTGGTCGGGCGCACGATCCTGGTGGTGGACGACGATGCCACGATCCTCGCGGGCCTCGACGCCCTGCTCGGGGGCTGGGGCGCGAAGGTGCTGGCCTTCGCGAGCGTGTCGGCGGTGCGCGCCTGGGCGGCGCAAGCCCATGCCGCGAGGCCCGACCTGCTGGTCGTCGACTACCGCCTCGACGGCCACCACACCGGCGTCGAAGCGATCGAGGCCGTGCGCGGGCGTTTCGGTGGCGACTTGCCGGCCATCGTCATCACCGGCAGCCTGGCCGGTGACCTGGGGGTGAGTCGGCCGAGCGCGGCTTCGAGTTGCTGCTGA
- a CDS encoding ABC transporter permease, which produces MVASHHTRRAMLMRGYVIRRLLSLLPTLFFASLIVFITVRLIPGDIIDMMLSQNDVAADKKSRDQVVAALGLDKPMWEQYITWVSNIIFRGDLGSSLWQNSPVTEFLKARMPVTFELGLLALIVGLMIAIPIGVYSAIRQDTAGDYIGRSFSILLLAVPSFWIGTMVMVFPSIWWGWSPEVEYVPFFTDPIQNLKQMIIPAIILGAALSAITMRLTRTMMLEVLRQDYIRTAWAKGLGEPLVVMRHALRNALIPVVTLIGLQAPLLIGGAVIIEQIFVIPGMGLLLLDAVNQRDYPIITGVFLVVGVAVMVINLVVDLSYGLLDPKVRYR; this is translated from the coding sequence ATGGTGGCGAGCCACCACACGCGGAGGGCAATGCTGATGCGCGGCTATGTGATCCGGCGCCTGCTGTCGCTGTTGCCCACCCTCTTCTTCGCGAGCCTCATCGTGTTCATCACGGTGCGGCTGATCCCCGGCGACATCATCGACATGATGCTGAGCCAGAACGACGTGGCGGCCGACAAGAAGAGCCGCGACCAGGTCGTCGCCGCCCTCGGTCTCGACAAGCCGATGTGGGAGCAGTACATCACCTGGGTGTCGAACATCATCTTCCGCGGTGACCTCGGCAGCTCGCTCTGGCAGAACTCGCCCGTCACCGAATTCCTGAAGGCGCGCATGCCGGTGACCTTCGAGCTGGGGCTCCTGGCGCTGATCGTCGGCCTGATGATCGCCATCCCGATCGGCGTCTACTCCGCGATCCGCCAGGACACCGCGGGCGACTACATCGGCCGCTCGTTCTCCATCCTGCTGCTGGCCGTGCCGAGCTTCTGGATCGGCACGATGGTGATGGTGTTTCCGTCGATCTGGTGGGGCTGGTCACCCGAGGTGGAGTACGTGCCCTTCTTCACCGACCCGATCCAGAACCTCAAGCAGATGATCATCCCGGCGATCATCCTCGGCGCGGCGCTCTCGGCGATCACCATGCGCCTCACCCGCACGATGATGCTGGAGGTGCTGCGGCAAGACTACATCCGCACCGCCTGGGCCAAGGGCCTCGGTGAGCCTCTCGTCGTCATGCGCCATGCGCTTCGCAACGCGCTCATCCCCGTCGTCACGCTGATCGGCCTGCAGGCGCCGCTGCTGATCGGCGGCGCGGTCATCATCGAACAGATCTTCGTGATCCCCGGCATGGGCCTCTTGCTGCTCGACGCCGTGAACCAGCGTGACTACCCCATCATCACCGGTGTGTTCCTCGTCGTGGGCGTGGCGGTGATGGTCATCAACCTGGTCGTCGACTTGAGCTACGGCCTGCTCGATCCCAAGGTGAGGTACCGCTGA
- a CDS encoding alpha/beta fold hydrolase, whose amino-acid sequence MTAESPKELNIQSPLAPFKGDKPEAPSWFDKALQRTPQRSFLDVQGARIETLAWGEIGKPGLLLLHGNRAHADWYSFIAPFFADDFRVVAMSWSGMGGSDWRDTYSIEQMSEEAGAVAMATGLHEGKSKPVVVAHSFGGFPALRYCARAGQKVGGLVLVDCPVMTPEMRKARRGRGPSNTEARPNRVYADLPTALARFRFAPPQVCKNLYIADHIARTSLKQAPLEGGAGDDAREGWTWRFDPFQWRDLRMENPVPDFQSLQCPVSIVWGAQSLLFDADILAHIASLSPPGTPRIEIPAARHHLMVDQPLAFVTALRGLLANWPR is encoded by the coding sequence ATGACCGCCGAAAGCCCCAAGGAACTCAACATTCAGTCACCACTGGCGCCGTTCAAAGGGGATAAACCCGAGGCGCCAAGCTGGTTCGACAAAGCCCTGCAGCGCACACCACAACGCAGCTTTCTCGACGTGCAAGGCGCACGCATCGAAACCCTGGCCTGGGGCGAAATTGGCAAGCCCGGCCTGCTGCTGCTGCACGGCAACCGCGCGCATGCCGACTGGTACAGCTTCATCGCCCCCTTCTTCGCCGACGACTTCCGCGTGGTCGCGATGTCGTGGTCGGGCATGGGTGGCTCCGACTGGCGCGATACCTACTCCATCGAGCAGATGTCGGAAGAGGCCGGCGCCGTGGCCATGGCCACCGGCCTTCACGAAGGCAAGTCCAAGCCGGTGGTGGTGGCGCACTCGTTCGGCGGATTTCCGGCGCTGCGCTACTGCGCACGCGCCGGCCAGAAGGTGGGCGGACTGGTGTTGGTCGACTGCCCGGTGATGACACCCGAGATGCGCAAGGCACGCCGCGGCCGCGGCCCGAGCAACACCGAAGCGCGGCCCAACCGCGTCTACGCCGACCTGCCCACCGCACTGGCACGCTTTCGCTTCGCGCCGCCACAGGTCTGCAAGAACCTCTACATCGCCGACCACATCGCGCGCACCTCGCTGAAGCAGGCCCCGCTTGAAGGCGGCGCGGGCGACGACGCACGAGAGGGCTGGACCTGGCGCTTCGACCCCTTCCAGTGGCGCGACCTGCGCATGGAAAACCCCGTGCCCGATTTCCAGTCGCTGCAGTGCCCGGTGTCCATCGTGTGGGGCGCGCAATCGCTGCTCTTCGACGCCGACATCCTGGCCCACATCGCAAGCCTCTCGCCGCCCGGCACGCCGCGCATCGAGATCCCGGCCGCACGCCACCACCTGATGGTCGACCAGCCGCTTGCGTTCGTGACCGCACTGCGCGGGCTGCTGGCCAACTGGCCGCGCTGA